A stretch of Synechococcus sp. WH 8020 DNA encodes these proteins:
- a CDS encoding vanadium-dependent haloperoxidase, giving the protein MTEQRKLTAQRVREDANALAAGRVQPQHQANGDEQRYESASYPMSFTKGLDHNTTTGLVEQSGDFEAFRSAIDNGFAEDFTRQVPVPHAEPRRKWEAPTAGTVYELQGPDPQAVTIPPAPALCSDELTFEIAEVYELALLRDLPFNAFVAGGGSAALADSTARLNNLAYAQDGFNSRPRKTNSSKQLDAQTVFRGSSPGVERGPYLSQFMLIGNASPSEGITPDQGFINFGAQRIDQRVLEARQQDDYMMKWDDWHRVEQGYEVRGDRFDPCKSSGPGQAFTGQRRFIHTPRDLATYVHVDALYQAYLNACLLLLGNGTPFDPGFDLLSGGGEGLLHDPASGQKVPLNAGGFALWGGPHVLSLVTEVATRGLKAVRYQKFNNHLRLRPEALAARIEKAQEIESRFPEICGCFSEMASDLQQTVDLIRNHNQSLAGDATALLPMAFAEGSPMHPAYGAGHATVAGACVTILKAFFNTSALFVKINDLAGFYSKQHILDRLKCGDSVEAGAYQVTDCGKRLEFERCGSFHLIEGKDATFKPDGTTNKSCCPLTLEGELNKLAANISIGRNMAGVHYFSDYYDSLRMGEEIAIGILEEQALCYKTDPFVLSVPTFDGDVRRIGQR; this is encoded by the coding sequence ATGACAGAGCAACGCAAACTCACGGCTCAACGAGTCCGCGAAGACGCAAATGCTTTAGCTGCCGGGCGCGTCCAGCCGCAACATCAAGCCAACGGCGACGAACAGCGCTACGAATCCGCGAGCTACCCGATGAGCTTCACCAAGGGGCTTGATCACAACACAACCACTGGCTTGGTTGAGCAATCAGGAGACTTCGAGGCGTTCCGTTCCGCCATTGACAATGGCTTTGCCGAGGACTTCACCCGGCAAGTACCGGTACCGCACGCTGAGCCGCGTCGTAAGTGGGAGGCCCCGACTGCTGGCACGGTCTACGAACTGCAGGGACCTGACCCTCAGGCCGTCACCATTCCGCCTGCTCCGGCGCTGTGCAGCGATGAGCTGACCTTTGAAATAGCGGAGGTTTACGAACTAGCGCTATTACGTGACCTGCCCTTCAACGCCTTCGTTGCGGGCGGTGGCTCAGCGGCATTAGCTGATTCGACCGCTCGCCTCAACAACCTTGCCTATGCCCAGGACGGGTTCAACAGCCGGCCGCGCAAGACCAACAGCAGCAAGCAACTCGACGCGCAAACGGTCTTTCGTGGATCCAGTCCGGGCGTTGAGCGAGGTCCCTACCTCTCGCAATTCATGCTCATCGGCAATGCCAGTCCGAGTGAGGGCATCACGCCAGATCAAGGTTTCATCAACTTCGGTGCCCAGAGGATCGACCAGCGCGTGCTGGAGGCGAGGCAGCAAGACGACTACATGATGAAGTGGGATGACTGGCACCGGGTTGAGCAGGGCTATGAAGTAAGAGGGGATCGTTTCGATCCCTGCAAGTCCTCGGGACCGGGGCAGGCCTTCACCGGCCAGCGGCGATTTATCCATACACCCCGTGATCTAGCGACGTACGTCCATGTGGATGCGCTGTATCAGGCCTATCTCAATGCCTGCCTGCTGTTGCTTGGCAACGGCACCCCGTTTGATCCTGGGTTCGATCTTCTTTCAGGAGGAGGCGAAGGCCTACTCCATGACCCTGCCAGTGGCCAGAAAGTGCCCTTGAACGCTGGTGGCTTTGCCCTCTGGGGCGGCCCCCATGTGCTCAGCCTGGTGACGGAGGTGGCAACGCGTGGGCTCAAGGCCGTGCGCTATCAAAAGTTCAACAACCATCTACGCCTTCGCCCTGAGGCCCTGGCAGCGCGGATTGAAAAGGCTCAGGAGATCGAATCCCGCTTCCCCGAGATCTGCGGTTGCTTCAGCGAGATGGCCAGCGACCTCCAACAAACAGTGGATTTAATTCGCAATCACAACCAGTCTCTCGCTGGGGACGCCACGGCTCTGCTGCCGATGGCTTTCGCAGAAGGTTCGCCGATGCACCCTGCCTATGGCGCCGGACACGCCACCGTTGCAGGTGCGTGTGTGACCATTCTCAAAGCCTTTTTCAACACCTCCGCACTCTTCGTCAAGATCAACGATTTAGCTGGTTTCTATAGCAAGCAACACATCTTGGATCGCCTCAAGTGTGGTGATTCTGTTGAAGCCGGGGCCTACCAGGTGACCGACTGCGGCAAGAGGCTGGAGTTCGAACGATGCGGTTCCTTCCACTTAATCGAGGGGAAGGACGCCACATTCAAGCCAGATGGGACAACAAACAAATCTTGTTGCCCTCTAACGCTGGAAGGAGAGCTCAACAAGCTGGCTGCGAACATCTCGATTGGTCGCAATATGGCGGGCGTGCATTATTTCTCTGACTACTACGACAGCCTTCGTATGGGCGAGGAAATAGCGATCGGCATCCTCGAAGAGCAGGCCCTCTGCTACAAAACGGATCCCTTCGTACTCAGCGTGCCCACATTCGATGGTGATGTGCGTCGCATCGGTCAGCGATAA
- a CDS encoding DUF4334 domain-containing protein, translating to MNVRERLKAGRATTKDALELFDVLKPVDVDFMLGNWKGEGFHTNHPMDGLLETYHWHGKRFESLEDVHPLVFSTRRGGVANVNPGLMGSALNLPMPKSAIVGRIFQALLPFLTTSQSRARLRMTAYRGKSSATMIYDQLPINDVFRKIDRNTVFGVMDLKGMKLPFFFILQREQGSEHFLRSERP from the coding sequence ATGAACGTACGCGAAAGATTGAAGGCAGGCCGTGCCACAACGAAAGATGCTTTGGAGTTGTTCGATGTACTTAAGCCCGTGGATGTTGACTTCATGCTTGGCAATTGGAAGGGCGAAGGCTTTCATACCAACCACCCAATGGATGGACTTCTCGAGACCTATCACTGGCATGGGAAACGCTTTGAAAGTCTCGAAGATGTTCATCCCTTGGTGTTTTCAACACGTCGCGGAGGCGTTGCCAACGTCAACCCCGGCTTGATGGGGTCGGCGTTGAATCTGCCCATGCCAAAGTCAGCGATCGTGGGTCGCATCTTCCAAGCACTTCTACCTTTTCTTACAACATCCCAGTCCAGGGCTCGGTTGCGCATGACAGCCTATCGGGGAAAGTCGAGCGCAACCATGATTTACGACCAGCTGCCGATTAACGACGTGTTTCGCAAAATTGATCGGAATACCGTATTCGGCGTTATGGATTTGAAAGGAATGAAGTTGCCGTTCTTCTTCATCCTTCAGCGTGAGCAGGGGAGCGAACATTTTCTTAGAAGCGAGCGGCCTTAA
- a CDS encoding mechanosensitive ion channel family protein, whose product MGVFPSVFLVFSFDAVSALIVPFLFKLVGAAALWVVGGWLIGLALRLLRRFFRQGTLDSTLVNYLLSIIGVVLRVVLIVAILGFFGVETTSFAALLAGAGIAIGAAWSGMLGNFAAGVFLQLFRPISVGDYIDGGGVEGTVNEVGMFVTSITSIDNVVNIVGNAKLFGDTIKNYSATPYRRVDLVAQLDNSADVARAITLLKEGIQKVPNQASEIEAEVEVLEFSERGPRLAVRPYAHISHYWQVYFDANRMIVEVLGQAGFPVPRIPVAMQKTSLN is encoded by the coding sequence ATGGGGGTGTTCCCTTCAGTTTTCTTGGTTTTTAGCTTTGATGCCGTCTCGGCGTTGATTGTTCCTTTTCTTTTTAAGCTTGTTGGTGCGGCTGCTCTATGGGTCGTTGGTGGCTGGCTGATTGGTTTGGCTCTCCGACTTTTAAGACGGTTCTTTAGGCAGGGCACTCTTGATTCAACACTAGTTAATTACCTTTTAAGCATCATTGGAGTGGTGCTTCGGGTTGTTCTTATTGTTGCCATTCTTGGCTTCTTTGGCGTCGAAACCACTAGTTTCGCTGCCCTGCTCGCTGGTGCTGGTATTGCGATCGGCGCAGCTTGGAGTGGCATGCTGGGCAACTTCGCTGCTGGTGTATTCCTGCAGCTTTTTAGGCCGATCTCGGTAGGTGACTATATCGATGGAGGTGGTGTTGAAGGCACTGTGAATGAGGTGGGTATGTTCGTCACCTCGATTACCTCTATCGACAATGTTGTGAATATTGTGGGCAACGCCAAGCTTTTTGGTGACACAATCAAGAATTACTCGGCAACGCCTTATCGCCGTGTTGATCTTGTTGCTCAACTCGATAACAGCGCTGATGTTGCTAGGGCGATCACTTTGCTGAAGGAAGGGATTCAGAAAGTTCCTAATCAAGCGAGTGAAATTGAGGCCGAAGTTGAGGTTCTTGAATTCAGTGAGAGGGGGCCACGTTTAGCTGTCCGTCCTTACGCACACATCAGTCACTACTGGCAAGTCTATTTTGATGCGAATCGCATGATTGTTGAAGTGCTAGGTCAGGCAGGCTTCCCCGTGCCTCGCATCCCTGTGGCGATGCAAAAAACCTCTTTGAACTGA
- a CDS encoding SdiA-regulated domain-containing protein — protein MNFPYNLNNPAKSYSLPNQYKEISGLSPLESNNSLAFVQDEAVQIHIFDLISGTVTEHIKHDNGDSEDIVIAGNTAYLLKAGKHPAIYKVTDFTCNNAHYEHYRLDLDKDQDPEGLCHDVERNRLLIACKGSPKKNDRTRSVYAFDLQSMQMDHSPVFAINSQDFLNDSEDTFNPSGIAIHPQSNDLYIIGSKGEKLIVCYTLKGHFKGAWRLDKSQIIQPEGIALMQSGELVISSEGKKGKKAKILIFSNHNNLE, from the coding sequence ATGAACTTCCCTTACAACTTAAACAATCCAGCAAAAAGCTATTCATTGCCAAATCAGTACAAAGAGATTTCTGGCTTATCACCTCTAGAGAGCAACAACTCCCTGGCTTTTGTACAAGATGAGGCCGTGCAGATTCACATCTTCGATTTAATTTCTGGAACGGTTACAGAGCACATCAAGCATGATAATGGCGATTCAGAAGACATTGTTATTGCAGGGAATACGGCCTATTTACTAAAAGCCGGAAAGCACCCTGCAATCTACAAAGTTACTGACTTTACCTGCAACAATGCTCATTACGAACATTACCGTCTGGATCTAGACAAGGATCAAGACCCGGAAGGTTTATGCCATGACGTCGAAAGAAATCGCCTGTTAATTGCTTGCAAAGGCTCGCCAAAGAAAAATGATCGAACGCGAAGCGTTTATGCCTTTGACCTCCAATCAATGCAGATGGATCATTCACCTGTGTTCGCAATCAATAGTCAGGATTTCCTAAATGACTCAGAAGACACGTTCAACCCTTCCGGCATCGCAATTCACCCTCAATCTAATGATCTCTACATCATTGGCTCCAAAGGGGAAAAATTGATCGTTTGCTATACCTTAAAGGGACATTTCAAAGGGGCCTGGAGATTGGACAAGAGTCAGATCATTCAGCCCGAAGGAATTGCATTGATGCAATCTGGAGAGCTAGTGATTTCAAGTGAAGGGAAAAAGGGCAAGAAGGCCAAGATATTGATCTTTTCCAATCACAATAATCTCGAATGA
- a CDS encoding VanZ family protein — protein MTIFIRNQWFNLSALLLLLITALSLYPLDHLPEAPGSDKTHHFIAYAALGFPTALRKPKRWRTIILCFALYSGLIELIQPQANRHGEWIDFLANGCGLLIGVALAYATNQLEKHKTGKY, from the coding sequence GTGACAATCTTCATTCGAAATCAATGGTTCAATTTAAGCGCATTGCTCCTTCTTTTGATCACAGCTCTCTCGTTATATCCCCTTGACCATCTGCCCGAAGCTCCTGGATCAGATAAAACGCACCATTTCATTGCCTACGCAGCTCTTGGCTTTCCAACCGCACTGAGAAAACCCAAGCGATGGCGAACCATAATCCTCTGTTTTGCACTTTATAGTGGCCTCATCGAACTCATCCAACCCCAAGCTAATCGCCATGGGGAATGGATCGATTTCCTAGCAAATGGTTGCGGACTTTTGATTGGCGTTGCGTTGGCATATGCAACCAATCAACTTGAAAAACACAAAACAGGCAAGTACTAA